The following are from one region of the Biomphalaria glabrata chromosome 4, xgBioGlab47.1, whole genome shotgun sequence genome:
- the LOC106058565 gene encoding uncharacterized protein LOC106058565, with protein sequence MSDKENIPPIGTRPLTQSTPIGGSPARVDPERQYRNTMYLLQIMTPAFLKTIKDLFQGDDIAKQKQLNAVMSTYMKYLDFRDFDGNYETIDSLYCALRSIINRVTDTRHDQEVDPFEQQFAEIDRMVLSSLGLDEQSQDDEPPPMQCPPGQRDRLGELSNNQVAGPSREKFLNYLSRQNFMQCPPNVHPGHNRIERGEHARPQYNDQVAGPSPETVSNECSNQNLLDYPPLLPSQHRVVRNCLGELSNKQAVRPSRDSISNDPSHQNAMEYPSNVPGMNRIEADKLRGSPNNSQVPGPSREPYSNYPSRPNGMQYPPVVSDQDRSVRNHLGGPNNDQRVGPSTEHFSNERPDVQQNPALGPSQKGVVRDQLGEPSNQVPGPGREQISNVTWFQNVQQYPHIMYRQGRIVSGQFGGPANNDQAAGPSREFFTNDRQHQNVNANSGPAHMETKHTRAPSDSRMPLNAIGNIPEQRNTQMVTSSIDAHGLAYSTFISADDNRVFTVIGNSLDHQGHDPSTLFSPNNADPNADPNADLTLTGRDGHNVWEIGDHNMNGDVNSTTVHGMILNGSVITAMNDGNEIEMSAAAQVSRAPVESWNSTLLGFGHKKAFEYKNLKAPRERIQFNPPVPAPPSQSMMASQISASAAPPRNAVQTSQRAYQQTQNISTAPTVPMTSAPATGIARQPEEFRTSPLHPGFMASSSVIRMMQPQPTTYIPTPIYPQSSVVPPAASYMSQSSVVSPAASYMSQSSPFVPQGTFYMSQSSPFVQPGTSYMSHPAPFVTPAENWMSTPSAMQLSSRATYVPQQWIPHMPPPWAMRMALPAGTHMPSLLAAHRASPQTTQTQDPDTSAPY encoded by the exons ATGAGTGACAAGGAAAATATTCCCCCTATAGGGACAAGACCTCTGACGCAAAGTACCCCCATAGGAGGATCGCCAGCACGTGTAGATCCAGAACGGCAATATAGAAATACAATGTATCTATTGCAAATCATGACGCCGGCCTTTCTCAAAACGATCAAAGATCTATTTCAAGGAGAT GACATTGCAAAACAGAAGCAGCTTAATGCTGTTATGTCAACGTATATGAAGTATCTGGATTTCCGGGACTTTGATGGTAATTATGAAACGATTGACTCCTTGTACTGTGCCTTGAGGAGCATTATCAATCGAGTTACTGATACGAGACACGACCAAGAAGTCGACCCTTTTGAACAACAGTTTGCCGAGATCGACAGGATGGTCTTGAGTAGCCTAGGTCTAGACGAGCAAAGCCAAGACGATGAACCGCCACCCATGCAGTGTCCGCCTGGTCAGCGGGATCGACTTGGAGAGCTTTCAAACAATCAAGTAGCCGGACCAAGCCGTGAGAAGTTCTTGAACTATCTTTCTCGTCAAAATTTCATGCAGTGTCCACCTAATGTCCACCCTGGTCATAATCGCATCGAGAGGGGTGAACACGCAAGACCACAGTACAATGATCAAGTAGCCGGACCAAGCCCTGAGACCGTCTCGAATGAATGCTCTAATCAAAATTTATTGGACTATCCACCTTTGTTACCTAGTCAACATAGAGTCGTACGGAATTGCCTTGGCGAACTTTCAAACAAGCAAGCAGTCCGACCAAGCCGTGATTCCATCTCGAATGATCCTTCTCATCAAAATGCCATGGAGTATCCATCTAATGTACCTGGAATGAATCGCATCGAGGCAGATAAGCTTCGAGGATCACCAAATAATAGTCAAGTTCCTGGACCTAGCCGTGAGCCCTACTCAAATTATCCCTCTCGTCCAAATGGCATGCAGTATCCACCTGTCGTATCTGATCAGGATCGCAGCGTGAGAAATCATTTAGGCGGACCAAACAATGATCAAAGAGTAGGACCAAGCACTGAGCACTTCTCAAACGAGCGCCCAGATGTCCAGCAGAATCCAGCTCTAGGACCTAGTCAGAAAGGCGTCGTTAGAGATCAATTGGGCGAACCTTCGAATCAGGTACCCGGCCCAGGCCGTGAGCAAATCTCGAATGTTACTTGGTTTCAAAATGTTCAGCAGTATCCTCATATCATGTATAGACAGGGTCGCATAGTGAGTGGTCAATTTGGCGGACCAGCAAATAATGATCAAGCTGCTGGACCAAGCCGTGAGTTTTTCACGAATGATCGCCAGCATCAAAATGTGAATGCTAATAGTGGTCCAGCACATATGGAGACAAAACATACAAG AGCCCCGTCTGATTCAAGGATGCCTCTAAATGCAATCGGAAATATTCCAGAACAGCGCAATACCCAAATGGTAACCTCTTCAATTGATGCCCACGGCTTAGCTTACAGCACTTTTATCTCAGCAGACGATAATCGAGTTTTCACGGTAATCGGCAATTCGCTAGACCATCAAGGTCATGACCCGAGTACTCTGTTTAGTCCCAATAATGCTGACCCGAATGCTGACCCGAATGCTGACCTGACCTTAACTGGCAGAGATGGGCACAACGTTTGGGAAATTGGCGACCACAACATGAATGGTGATGTGAATTCAACAACAGTTCATGGCATGATTCTAAACGGGTCAGTAATCACGGCCATGAATGATggtaatgaaatagaaatgtcaGCTGCAGCACAAGTTTCAAGAGCGCCAGTTGAAAGCTGGAATTCAACATTATTGGGGTTCGGACACAAGAAAGCCTTTGAGTACAAGAACTTAAAAGCACCAAGAGAAAGAATACAGTTTAATCCACCAGTGCCAGCGCCTCCTTCCCAAAGCATGATGGCATCGCAAATATCGGCGTCCGCAGCACCGCCCAGAAACGCAGTCCAGACGTCTCAACGGGCATATCAGCAGACACAGAACATATCAACTGCACCGACAGTTCCCATGACGTCAGCACCGGCAACGGGTATAGCTAGACAACCGGAAGAATTTAGGACGTCGCCACTGCATCCAGGTTTCATGGCGTCATCATCGGTAATACGAATGATGCAACCACAGCCGACAACATATATACCAACACCGATATACCCACAGTCGTCAGTGGTGCCACCAGCTGCCTCCTACATGTCGCAGTCGTCAGTGGTGTCACCAGCTGCATCCTACATGTCGCAGTCGTCGCCCTTCGTTCCACAAGGTACGTTTTACATGTCGCAATCTTCGCCTTTTGTGCAACCAGGTACGTCCTATATGTCTCATCCAGCTCCTTTCGTGACACCAGCTGAAAATTGGATGTCGACGCCTTCGGCAATGCAATTGTCATCACGGGCAACATACGTGCCTCAACAGTGGATTCCGCATATGCCACCACCATGGGCGATGCGCATGGCGTTACCAGCGGGAACTCACATGCCGTCACTACTGGCAGCGCATAGAGCGTCACCACAAACAACGCAAACGCAAGACCCAGATACTTCAGCACCATATTAG